The proteins below are encoded in one region of Kazachstania africana CBS 2517 chromosome 6, complete genome:
- the SRL4 gene encoding Srl4p (similar to Saccharomyces cerevisiae YPL033C; ancestral locus Anc_2.371), whose translation MVLSAFLYNRLLKIYQLLSAGKRLDPQNDTILVLGGSTTSFGRALCEILVKGYKCKVLNLDKKDSLTQLPFTNYKFIKCHFTNRNSVLNALSRLKELEEDITVIINNVQEGITSLYSTKVPLDPITAFERCAYANLINPIIVFNYYLRELVDKRRRNGRYIINISSELTKHDVGVGMYYVSSKAGLNQFHDGFNSELQVCNELNSFKCLLVYLPYVKEFSRWEHMSSDLANDLVEAMLFGKLGEVTLCEDYSNFRSGGLYSETIFKILTVLRDWK comes from the coding sequence ATGGTTTTAAGTGCATTTTTGTACAATAgacttttgaaaatatatcagTTGTTAAGTGCGGGCAAAAGATTAGATCCTCAAAATGATACAATACTCGTTTTAGGTGGGTCAACAACTTCCTTTGGGAGGGCTTTATGTGAAATATTAGTCAAAGGATATAAATGCAAGGTACTTAATTTAGATAAAAAGGATAGTTTAACTCAATTGCCTTTCACAAATTATAAGTTTATCAAATGTCATTTTACAAACAGAAACTCAGTATTAAATGCACTATCGCGACTCAAAGAACTAGAAGAGGATATCACAGTTATAATAAATAACGTACAAGAGGGTATAACATCTTTGTATAGTACAAAAGTTCCGCTTGACCCAATAACAGCGTTTGAAAGGTGTGCTTATGCAAATTTGATCAATCCAATTATAGTATTTAATTACTATTTACGGGAACTTGTGGATAAGAGGAGACGAAATGGTCGTtatatcatcaatatcagCTCCGAATTAACCAAACACGACGTTGGTGTTGGCATGTATTATGTCTCTTCAAAGGCAGgattaaatcaatttcatgaTGGATTCAACTCAGAGTTACAAGTGTGCAATGAGCTCAACAGCTTCAAATGTCTTCTTGTTTATCTACCATAtgttaaagaattttctaGATGGGAACATATGTCCAGCGATTTGGCCAATGACTTAGTAGAAGCAATgctttttggaaaattggGAGAAGTGACGTTATGTGAggattattcaaattttagaagTGGTGGACTCTACAGTgaaacaattttcaaaattttaacaGTTTTGAGAGATTGGAAATAA
- the KAFR0F02900 gene encoding uncharacterized protein (similar to Saccharomyces cerevisiae YPL034W; ancestral locus Anc_2.378) → MFDSLIAGSHKKLNWIMVDNSIIDPKNVRKDKWEIDGHILCKVGMTTKKDVKLRLSEWKKQCTFDVINLTPANIDLLLDAQNTKSSSGKTDSLSTLMSKLSLNKKKNKATNKFLTRKAWHLYTYRSGGFYTDGRGELKLPSIENGIHELFRKKYGKCYIYCAGCGENRRTRHCEWFKMPINDLPTIMKSIDDFCLSQSKA, encoded by the coding sequence ATGTTTGACTCGCTTATAGCTGGAAGTCATAAGAAGCTGAATTGGATAATGGTCGACAATTCGATTATAGATCCGAAGAATGTTAGGAAGGATAAATGGGAAATTGACGGTCACATTCTTTGTAAAGTGGGCATGACAACAAAGAAAGACGTGAAGTTGAGGTTGTCTGAGTGGAAGAAACAATGCACTTTTGACGTGATCAATTTGACGCCCGCAAATATTGATCTGTTACTCGATGCCCAAAATACTAAAAGTAGTAGTGGAAAGACCGACTCATTATCAACTTTGATGAGTAAATTATCGTtaaataagaagaagaataaggcaacaaataaatttttgacGAGAAAAGCATGGCACCTATATACTTACAGATCCGGTGGGTTTTATACGGATGGTCGTGGTGAATTGAAACTACCGAGTATTGAAAATGGCATACATGAGTTATTTAGGAAAAAATATGGCAAATGCTACATTTACTGCGCTGGATGTGGTGAAAATAGACGGACAAGACATTGTGAATGGTTTAAAATGCCTATTAACGATTTACCAACAATCATGAAGAGTATCGATGATTTTTGTTTAAGCCAGAGTAAAGCATAA
- the KAFR0F02910 gene encoding carboxymethylenebutenolidase (similar to Saccharomyces cerevisiae YDL086W; ancestral locus Anc_2.379), producing the protein MLITESFHDVKTSAETTLRIYVFTPKVRGYPRAKFPGVIVYSEIYQVTGPVRRFAQKIAAEGYVTVAPAIYHNFVGPEPLNYDVEGTDMGNEFKIKKRLDSYDEDNRLCCDLLHSLSQFDGKNIGATGMCLGGHLAFRALLDKRVKCATCFFPTDIHLKSLGLGKNDDTLERISKEAFADQELVLIFGTLDTHVSPEGRDLIRKTLRDHKVSFTFLEILNAEHAFIRDESSKGRYDASITESCLGFMFEQFNRKLKIELGAFDNDSKSPEHVC; encoded by the coding sequence ATGTTAATCACTGAAAGTTTCCACGACGTGAAGACCTCTGCGGAGACCACACTACGTATCTACGTTTTTACTCCCAAAGTTAGAGGTTATCCAAGGGCAAAATTCCCCGGTGTTATTGTGTACAGTGAGATTTACCAGGTCACCGGGCCAGTTAGAAGGTTTGCTCAAAAAATAGCTGCCGAAGGGTACGTCACCGTGGCACCTGCCATATATCACAATTTTGTAGGTCCAGAACCATTAAATTATGATGTAGAAGGCACAGACATGGGTAATGAgtttaaaatcaaaaaacGTTTGGATTCgtatgatgaagataataGGTTGTGTTGTGATTTACTTCACTCATTGTCTCAATTTGATGGTAAGAATATTGGGGCCACTGGAATGTGTCTTGGTGGACATCTAGCTTTCAGAGCACTTTTAGATAAGAGAGTTAAATGCGCTACATGTTTTTTCCCAACTGATATTCATTTGAAGAGTCTGGGTCTTGGCAAGAACGATGACACTCTAGAAAGAATTTCCAAAGAAGCTTTTGCTGATCAAGAGCttgttttaatttttgGTACCTTAGACACGCATGTTTCTCCAGAGGGAAGAGATTTAATCAGAAAAACATTGAGAGATCACAAGGTTAGCTTCACCTTCCTGGAAATCTTGAATGCCGAACATGCATTCATCCGTGATGAAAGCAGCAAAGGAAGGTATGATGCTTCGATCACAGAAAGCTGTTTAGGATTCATGTTCGAGCAATTCAatagaaaattgaagatagaGCTAGGAGCTTTTGACAACGATTCCAAATCGCCAGAACACGTCTgttaa
- the NDE2 gene encoding NADH-ubiquinone reductase (H(+)-translocating) NDE2 (similar to Saccharomyces cerevisiae NDE2 (YDL085W) and NDE1 (YMR145C); ancestral locus Anc_2.382), with protein MLLSRISRSRLTMASGRPFCTTTRLLQDKIIRDPLASNKIVQIREPLFKRVFRKTVRYSLLIILAGTGYVSYSLYRERNPKTQIPQTETFLNGSPKKNLVILGTGWGSVSLLKNLDTSEYNVTVVSPRNYFLFTPLLPCIPVGTVNNKSIVEPIRAIMRRTKGVVNYLEAEATDIDPVDRKIQIKVMSGNEIRDISYDYLVLGIGAQSTTFNIPGVYENAFFMKEISDAERIRSKFVENIEKASLLERGDPERRRLLSFVVVGGGPTGVEFAAELRDYIDQDLKKWVPEISSEAQVSLIEALPNILNMFDKRLVDYTEQTVTKANIDLRLNHMVKEVNKDSISANVKGEKVEIPFGLLVWATGNAPMDLSVKLMNSLAAQTEKRGLLINEKLQLLGAEDSIFALGDCTFHKGLFPTAQVAHQEGEYLARMFKELSKIDQLKWELNEAVGNPKVIKKLNFKITRLNAQIKDFHYRHMGTLAYIGADKAVVDVQLRNKRYSLQGSPFAFWFWRSAYLSMCISIRTRILVTLDWIKIFFLGRDSSV; from the coding sequence ATGCTGCTTTCAAGAATATCCAGGAGTAGGCTTACGATGGCTTCTGGGCGACCTTTCTGTACAACGACGAGATTATTacaagataaaattatacGTGATCCATTAGCTAGCAATAAAATTGTCCAAATTAGAGAACCATTGTTCAAAAGGGTTTTCAGAAAAACTGTCAGGTATTCATTACTTATAATTCTAGCAGGTACAGGTTATGTATCGTATTCTTTGTACAGGGAGAGGAACCCCAAGACACAGATTCCACAGACGGaaacatttttgaatggatcaccaaagaagaatttagTCATACTTGGAACAGGTTGGGGTTCTGTCTCGctactgaaaaatttagataCAAGTGAGTATAATGTAACCGTTGTATCTCCTAGAAACTATTTCCTATTCACACCATTATTGCCCTGTATTCCCGTTGGAACAGTCAACAATAAATCTATTGTAGAACCTATTAGAGCAATTATGAGAAGGACCAAAGGAGTCGTTAATTATTTGGAAGCTGAAGCGACAGATATTGATCCAGTGGatagaaaaattcaaatcaagGTTATGAGCGGGAATGAGATTAGAGATATCTCCTACGATTATCTTGTTCTGGGAATTGGTGCTCAATCAACAACTTTTAATATTCCAGGTGTGTATGAAAATGCATTTTTTATGAAGGAAATTAGTGATGCTGAAAGGATTAGAAGTAAATTcgttgaaaatattgaaaaggcCTCGCTATTGGAAAGAGGAGATCCAGAAAGAAGGAGGCTTCTAAGTTTTGTCGTTGTTGGTGGTGGTCCAACGGGCGTTGAATTTGCCGCAGAATTACGAGATTACATTGACCAAGACTTGAAGAAATGGGTGCCTGAAATATCAAGTGAAGCTCAAGTTTCTTTGATTGAAGCTTTACCCAACATTTTAAATATGTTTGATAAACGATTGGTAGATTACACAGAACAGACAGTAACTAAGgcaaatattgatttgagATTGAATCATATGGTCAAAGAAGTTAATAAAGATTCAATATCTGCAAATGTGAAGGGggaaaaagttgaaataCCATTCGGTTTACTTGTTTGGGCCACTGGGAATGCTCCCATGGATTTATCTGTTAAGCTGATGAATTCTTTAGCTGCACAGACAGAAAAGAGAGGCTtattaatcaatgaaaagCTTCAATTGTTAGGTGCAGAGGACTCGATATTTGCTCTTGGTGATTGCACATTTCATAAGGGACTTTTCCCCACAGCTCAGGTCGCACATCAGGAGGGGGAATATCTTGCCCGAATGTTTAAAGAACTGTCAAAGATCGATCAGTTGAAATGGGAATTAAATGAAGCTGTAGGAAATCCCAAGGTGATAAAGAAACTGAATTTTAAGATAACAAGGCTAAACGCACAAATTAAAGACTTCCATTATCGTCACATGGGTACACTGGCATATATTGGTGCGGACAAAGCCGTGGTAGATGTACAATTGCGTAACAAAAGATACAGTCTCCAAGGAAGTCCATTTGCCTTTTGGTTCTGGAGGTCCGCTTATCTGAGTATGTGTATATCCATCCGCACAAGAATTCTTGTCACTCTGGACtggatcaaaatttttttcttgggCAGAGACTCATCCGTCTAA